One part of the Mailhella massiliensis genome encodes these proteins:
- a CDS encoding AAA family ATPase, whose translation MKNLIFINGPMGVGKTSVCTELLPLISPAAFLDGDWCWTMSPFVVNAETRAMVLDNIAHVLNGFLRCSAYRSVLFCWVMQYRSIVDDVLARLAMGGVNFTLITLTASPEVLETRIMADVARRVRSPGVLTRSLERLPLYAGMESVKIDTGALTAGEVARSIAAMIKK comes from the coding sequence ATGAAAAATCTCATTTTCATCAACGGCCCCATGGGCGTGGGGAAGACGTCCGTCTGCACGGAGCTTCTTCCCCTGATTTCCCCGGCGGCATTTCTTGACGGCGACTGGTGCTGGACCATGTCGCCCTTTGTGGTGAATGCGGAAACGCGCGCCATGGTGCTGGACAATATTGCCCATGTGCTGAACGGTTTCCTGCGCTGTTCGGCGTACCGCTCTGTGCTCTTCTGCTGGGTGATGCAGTATCGGAGCATTGTCGACGACGTGCTCGCGCGTCTTGCCATGGGCGGCGTGAATTTCACGCTCATCACCCTGACGGCTTCGCCGGAGGTTCTTGAGACGCGCATCATGGCCGACGTTGCCCGCAGGGTGAGGAGCCCGGGCGTTCTGACGCGCAGTCTGGAAAGACTGCCTCTGTATGCCGGTATGGAAAGCGTGAAGATCGACACGGGTGCCCTTACGGCAGGGGAAGTCGCGCGCAGCATCGCTGCCATGATAAAAAAGTAA
- the queA gene encoding tRNA preQ1(34) S-adenosylmethionine ribosyltransferase-isomerase QueA — protein sequence MTNESDFQLSSYDYELPEERIAQYPPKERGASRLMVLDRSSGGNIHTTFAHLPEFLPEGALLVANNSCVVPARLFGHRPTGGKVELLLLTPPPLLKACAVEENGWKKAPAEVLLRPSRSIHPGDRLRFDECIEAEVVEKKDFGRHDVVLFWKGDLVECMRRIGRLPLPPYIKREQSGDDIARYQTVYADREKSGSVAAPTAGLHFTDDMRARLARQGIGWAEVTLHVGYGTFSPVRESDIREHPMHSEYVEISPESAEAVRRARAEGRPVIAVGTTSCRTLEGCAAQNGGEIPAGGWHGWTNIFIYPGYRFRVVDHLITNFHLPQSSLIMLVAALCGRERILSAYAEAVREKYRFFSYGDAMFVR from the coding sequence ATGACCAACGAATCCGACTTTCAGCTGTCGAGCTACGATTACGAACTGCCGGAAGAGCGCATTGCGCAGTATCCGCCGAAGGAACGCGGCGCGTCCCGCCTCATGGTGCTGGACCGCTCGAGCGGCGGGAACATCCATACCACGTTTGCCCATCTGCCCGAATTTCTGCCCGAGGGCGCGCTGCTTGTGGCCAACAATTCGTGCGTGGTGCCCGCGCGCCTTTTCGGGCATCGCCCCACGGGGGGCAAGGTGGAGCTTCTGCTGCTCACGCCGCCGCCGCTTCTCAAGGCCTGTGCGGTTGAGGAGAACGGCTGGAAAAAGGCCCCGGCCGAAGTGCTGCTCCGGCCTTCCCGCAGCATTCATCCGGGGGACCGCCTGCGCTTCGATGAATGCATTGAGGCGGAAGTCGTGGAGAAGAAAGACTTCGGTCGGCACGACGTCGTGCTCTTCTGGAAGGGGGATCTTGTGGAGTGTATGCGGCGTATCGGCCGCCTTCCTCTGCCCCCCTATATCAAGCGCGAGCAGAGCGGCGACGATATTGCCCGCTATCAGACGGTGTATGCCGACAGAGAAAAATCCGGCAGCGTGGCCGCGCCTACGGCGGGTCTGCACTTCACCGACGACATGCGCGCCAGACTCGCCCGGCAGGGCATAGGCTGGGCGGAAGTGACGCTGCATGTGGGGTACGGCACCTTCAGCCCCGTGCGCGAAAGCGATATCCGCGAACATCCCATGCACAGCGAGTATGTGGAAATTTCGCCGGAAAGCGCCGAGGCGGTGCGCAGGGCGCGTGCCGAAGGCCGTCCCGTCATTGCCGTGGGCACCACCTCCTGCCGTACGCTGGAAGGCTGCGCCGCGCAGAACGGCGGCGAGATTCCCGCCGGCGGCTGGCACGGCTGGACCAATATCTTCATCTATCCCGGATACCGGTTCCGGGTGGTGGATCATCTCATCACCAACTTCCACCTGCCGCAGTCGTCGCTCATCATGCTGGTGGCGGCCCTGTGCGGCAGGGAACGCATTCTTTCCGCCTATGCCGAGGCCGTGCGGGAGAAGTATCGTTTCTTCTCCTACGGCGACGCCATGTTCGTGCGTTGA
- a CDS encoding M23 family metallopeptidase — protein sequence MIKKYQIFRALPARVLCFALLGAAVAAGFFLTREHDVPAAFPSDAALFAQAVQPHDFSLGMDVPEQTSEHLASLGSGLSLMKDVWGEGAGEIPRYDDSLQAFLSAREGMCIPNYSEAVPWEKDKRYMVEDSGCGTQIFRIAVRSGDNAGALLLPWLDNNETDQVVKAASAVYPLTRIMPGHLFSVERSTQEEKVTRLMYDIDEESRLVVERADEGFTARVDVLEFDVRLVKVSGVIRSSLFEAMADAGESANLAVRLAEVFAHQVNFVKDVQEGDTFEMVVEKKYLGDEFRRYGDIIAARFTNDGKAFEAFRFADKNGRARYFAADGSSLQTQFLKAPLNFTRVSSGYTMHRKHPVFGKVRPHQGVDYAAPKGTPVKALGAGTVTFRGWKNGYGNTLVIRHSGGVETQYAHLSRFASSLKVGQKVDQGEVVAFVGATGIATGPHLDFRVRKNGKFVNPDTLSGERSAPVEKKNREKFKNAVAEARTLLDGDVAVAEK from the coding sequence ATGATAAAGAAATATCAGATATTCCGCGCGCTGCCTGCGCGCGTGCTCTGCTTTGCCCTTTTGGGCGCCGCCGTTGCGGCGGGCTTTTTCCTTACGCGGGAACATGACGTTCCCGCGGCGTTTCCTTCCGATGCGGCGCTGTTTGCGCAGGCGGTTCAGCCGCACGACTTCTCTCTGGGCATGGATGTGCCGGAACAGACCTCGGAACATCTCGCCTCTCTGGGCAGCGGCCTTTCCCTGATGAAGGATGTCTGGGGAGAGGGCGCGGGGGAAATTCCCCGGTACGACGATTCCCTTCAGGCCTTCCTTTCCGCCAGGGAGGGCATGTGCATTCCGAACTATTCCGAAGCCGTGCCGTGGGAAAAGGACAAGCGTTACATGGTGGAGGATTCCGGCTGCGGCACGCAGATTTTCCGCATCGCCGTACGCAGCGGCGACAATGCGGGGGCGCTTCTTCTTCCCTGGCTGGACAATAATGAAACGGATCAGGTCGTGAAGGCCGCTTCCGCCGTATATCCGCTGACCAGAATCATGCCCGGGCACCTTTTCAGCGTGGAACGCAGCACGCAGGAAGAAAAGGTGACGCGCCTCATGTACGATATCGACGAGGAAAGCCGCCTTGTGGTGGAACGTGCGGATGAGGGATTTACCGCCCGCGTGGACGTTCTGGAATTCGATGTGAGACTGGTCAAGGTGAGCGGCGTCATCCGTTCCTCGCTGTTCGAAGCCATGGCCGACGCCGGGGAATCCGCCAATCTGGCCGTACGCCTGGCGGAGGTGTTCGCCCATCAGGTGAACTTCGTGAAGGACGTGCAGGAAGGCGACACGTTTGAGATGGTGGTGGAGAAGAAGTATCTCGGCGACGAATTCCGCCGCTACGGCGATATCATCGCCGCCCGCTTCACCAATGACGGCAAGGCATTCGAGGCCTTCCGCTTTGCGGATAAGAACGGCAGAGCCCGGTATTTCGCCGCCGACGGCTCGTCTCTTCAGACGCAGTTTCTTAAAGCTCCGCTCAATTTCACGCGCGTGAGCTCCGGGTACACCATGCACCGCAAGCATCCCGTGTTCGGCAAGGTGCGTCCCCATCAGGGCGTGGATTACGCCGCCCCCAAGGGTACGCCCGTCAAGGCGCTCGGCGCGGGTACCGTGACCTTCCGCGGCTGGAAGAACGGCTACGGCAACACGCTCGTCATCCGGCATTCCGGCGGGGTGGAAACGCAGTATGCCCACCTTTCCCGTTTCGCCTCCTCCCTGAAGGTGGGCCAGAAGGTGGATCAGGGCGAAGTGGTGGCCTTCGTGGGCGCCACGGGCATCGCCACGGGGCCGCATCTCGACTTCCGCGTCCGGAAGAACGGCAAATTCGTCAATCCCGACACGCTTTCCGGCGAGCGTTCCGCCCCGGTGGAAAAGAAGAACCGCGAAAAGTTCAAAAATGCCGTGGCCGAGGCCCGCACGCTGCTTGACGGAGACGTCGCCGTGGCGGAGAAGTAG
- the dnaN gene encoding DNA polymerase III subunit beta: protein MYLTVKKEQIIEGLQKAASIIPSKAGAAYLRSIWLQAVRTPDGDRLTIMSTDVNIEFTGTYPAEIREEGTAGVNGRAFVELLRRLPGGEISLKLDEATHILSVEQGRRSYKLPTVDPVWFQPLPPFPEEGAVLWSGDFFQDVIDRVAFCISDDDSAEGLACLYLKAGENGKVDVCGLNGHQFAMVRFINDDLARLLPENGLLIQKKYVNELRKWLGNDEVMLNISERRFHIRTGSGSETLSVPRSANFSYPDHLSFLARLDGANTSQLDVDRRETLNALDRLLIFNNDSDRCTYFRFSPQEVELSAQGQETGSATEHLEGSFSGDLELIAFPTRSLMDILGHFQSQSLHYVFTGAEGPCGITGSEDAQYTVILMPMKIAESSYYTEEE from the coding sequence ATGTATTTGACCGTCAAAAAGGAACAGATCATCGAAGGCCTTCAGAAAGCCGCGTCCATCATTCCCAGCAAGGCGGGAGCGGCGTATCTTCGTTCCATCTGGCTCCAGGCCGTACGCACTCCCGACGGAGACAGGCTGACCATCATGTCCACGGACGTGAACATCGAATTCACCGGAACCTATCCTGCGGAAATCAGGGAAGAGGGCACGGCCGGTGTGAACGGACGCGCCTTCGTGGAACTTCTGCGCCGTCTTCCCGGAGGAGAAATCAGCCTGAAGCTCGACGAGGCCACGCATATTCTTTCCGTGGAGCAGGGTCGCCGTTCCTATAAGCTTCCCACCGTGGACCCGGTGTGGTTCCAGCCTCTGCCTCCCTTCCCCGAAGAAGGCGCGGTGCTCTGGTCCGGCGACTTCTTCCAGGACGTCATCGACAGAGTGGCCTTCTGCATCAGCGACGACGACAGCGCCGAAGGTCTGGCCTGCCTGTACCTCAAGGCCGGGGAGAACGGTAAGGTGGACGTGTGCGGCCTGAACGGCCATCAGTTCGCCATGGTGCGCTTCATCAACGACGATCTTGCCCGTCTTCTTCCCGAAAACGGCCTGCTCATCCAGAAGAAGTACGTCAATGAACTCCGCAAGTGGCTGGGCAACGATGAGGTCATGCTGAACATCAGCGAACGTCGCTTCCACATCCGCACCGGCTCCGGCAGCGAAACGCTGAGCGTGCCGAGAAGCGCCAACTTCAGCTATCCCGATCATCTGAGCTTCCTCGCCCGACTCGACGGCGCCAATACCTCGCAGCTCGACGTGGACCGCCGCGAAACGCTGAACGCTCTCGACCGTCTGCTCATCTTCAACAACGACAGCGACCGCTGCACCTACTTCCGCTTCTCTCCGCAGGAAGTGGAACTCTCCGCCCAGGGGCAGGAAACCGGTTCCGCCACGGAACACCTGGAAGGTTCCTTCTCCGGCGATCTTGAGCTCATCGCCTTCCCCACCCGCAGCCTCATGGACATTCTCGGGCACTTCCAGTCCCAGAGCCTGCACTACGTCTTCACCGGAGCGGAAGGCCCCTGCGGCATCACCGGTTCGGAAGACGCGCAGTACACCGTCATTCTCATGCCCATGAAAATTGCCGAGTCCTCCTACTATACGGAAGAAGAATAG